In Spirosoma pollinicola, the genomic window AAGCACTATTTATCCGCATTTCTGTGCGGGCGGGGCAACGCTGGATCGTGAGCTGGCGCGTGTAGGCGGTAACCGTGTCATCACCATGCATAAAGGCGATGAGATTAGAGGTCAGGCCGATACATTTCGACAATGGCTCGACCTTGTTGCCCGCCTATTGGGCGAAGATCCAACCAGTGCCGACTTATCGACTACCGCCAGCAGCCAACTGGCCGTCTCGTTTTTAGCATCTCATCAGGTGCCAGCAACAGACAGTAAAATACGCCAGCAACTGTTGCCCGGCGTTGTTGTTCCAATTGTCGAAAATAGAGAGTTGCTGAAGGAGGTTATTATTGGAAGTCGCTCAACGCGCTTTATTTCGCTGAACATTAGCGGGACTGATCAGACCTACGAAACCGGCGACCATGTGGCGATCTATCCGCATAACCCACCCGATTTGGTACAACGTATGGCCAGTCGCCTGAGAATTAATCCGGATGCCTGGTTCACAACGTCATTAGTCAATAGCTCCGGACACGCGATTGATGGAGAACATGCGTATCCCGAGCCTGTCAGGGTAGGGCAGGTGTTGACCGAAGATCTGGACCTGACCATTCGCGAACCCTACGACGAATTGTTAAATGCGCTCCTGAAATCTGTCGAATCGCCAATCGAAAAAGAACGGCTGGAAGTCTGGCTGGACATACTAAATGGCCAAAACAATCTTGACGCCTGCGTCGCTCTGAAAAAGCATCTTGCCGATACCTTTCCTACCATAGTCGATTTGCTGGATGTTTTTCCGTCGGCACACCTGTCGTTTGCGCAGCTTATTGAGTTATTGCCTAAACAGAAGCCGCGTTTTTATTCCATATCATCCTGCTCGCTGGTGCACCCGGAACAGATTCACCTCACAGTGGGCGTGGTCCAGATAACGACCGATGCGGGCAAAGTTATTTCGGGTTTATGTTCTAACTATCTGGCCGGGCTGGAGCCGGGGGCTACTGTTCGAATAGGCGTTCGTTCGTCTACATTTCGTCCTCCCGTCGACCCGCACGCCCCTATGCTGATGGTTGGGGCGGGTACGGGCCTGTCGCCATTGCTTGGTTTTCTGCACCATCGCGAGGTTCAGCTTCAGGCCATACACAGAGCCAACCCTTATTCTCTAAATGACTATGAGACAATAACACCAATGCCGGCGCATATCGGTCATGCCCGCTTGTTTTTTGGCTGTCGAAATCTGAACGACTACTTATATCAGCACGAGTTGGAAACCTGGCACGAAGCCGGTGTACTGACGCATCTGGATGTGGCTTTCTCTCGACTCGATGAAGAGAAAATATACGTTCAGGACCTGATAGGCCAGCAAAGTAATGGCCTTTGGGAAGTGCTCTCTCAGCCCGATTGTCATTATTACGTTTGTGGTGATGCCCAGATGGCCGATGAAGTTTTCGACGTACTGATGACCATTGCCAAAACAAAAGGTGGCCTGTCGCATGCCGAAGCTATCAATTTCTTCCGGCAAATGCAGTCCGAAAATCGCTTTGTGATGGATGTGTGGGGCGTGTTAATCAACGCTAAGAAATCACTCATCGACTTACAGGAAACGAAATACGCGCAGGGCGAACGCTGGCTGGAACGAGTGTCGGTGTAAAGGGGCTAGTTTGATTAAATAATGTGTAATCAAAAAAAAGAGGTTTAACCACAGAGGCACAGAGAGCACAGAGGTTTAAACGGGCTAATTTCTTCCCCATTTAAACCTCTGTGCTCTCTGTGCCTCTGTGGTTAAACCTCTTTTTTTACACGATAGAAATTAGTCCACCTCCGGCGAATAGCCGTATTTATCCTTACGAATCTGTAACCAGTCTTTTACGGTTCCGCCTTTCGTAAAATGGTCGTCTTCATCCTGAATTTCCTGGTCCCACTCATAATCGACCGCAAAGCGGCCCTGCGCCGAAACGGTCATTTGAATGCTATTGGCCGGAGGATTTCCTTCACTTGCCCGATTGGTAAATAACTCCGGGAGAACGTCAATCACTTCGTCCGGGAATTCAGTCGATAATACCTGTACGTCTCCCGATGCATCGAGGTAGGTGCCGTCGCATTCGGCATCGTTGGTCGACGCCAGATACCGGATGTTAAGTTCGGCTATCGTCCAGGGCTCGGTAATTACCTCGTTGACCGCCGTTGTCAATAAGTCAAAAATCGTTTCGGTTTTCATTGATTGTATGGGTACGGCTGCCAGAAAAGCAACGTTTACGTAGTAACAACGTTTTGGGCAAAAGTATTTGTACCCATGGGCTTCAGCCCGTGTTATCATGAAGAAAAAAAAAACACGGGCTGAAGCCCGTGGGTACGATCAGTTCGGTTTTGCTTTATCGAAATACTGCCGCATAAACAGCATCTGGTAGGTTACCGCATTGGTCCAGTAATTCCAGTTGTGGCCACCGGGGCGGGTGATGTAGTCATGGGCAATGTTACGTTCCAGGAGTTTGTCGTGTAGGTTGTTATTGACCCGAAAGAAAAAGTCTTCGCTGCCGCAGTCAATAATCAACGCCAGGGCACCCGGCGTGAGTAGATGGAGTAAATTTATGACCGTATTTTGCTCCCATCGCTCCGGAAACTGCGCATACGTACCCAGCCGTTTTGCCATGTCCCAATTGCTGGGAAACGGCCGGATGTCGACCCCGCCACTCATGCTGCCCGCCACGCCAAAAACAGACTGATGTCTGAATGCCAGATAAAGTGCTCCATGCCCGCCCATACTCAGGCCCGTAATGGCGCGTCCTGCTCGATTTTTGATGGTTTTATAATGGCTATCAACCCAGTTAACCAGTTCATCGGCTACATAGGTTTCGTATTTAAAAGAGGGGTCGGCGGGGCTATCGAAATACCAACTGCCAACATTGCCATCGGGACAAACGATAATCACGTTGTGCAGATCGGCGGCATTTGTGATCGTGGGTACTTTTTTGATCCAGTCGCTGTAGTTGCCGCCGTAGCCATGAAGCAAGTATACAACTGGTAGCTCCTGCCCGGCAGTGTACGAATCGGGCGTGACAATAACCGCTTTGATCATTTTCTTCATAGACGAGCTATACGTAGCGACCGTGTCGACGGTAGCCGCCCCAATGGAGAAATGGAAAAAGGCAAACAGGCCGAAAAGAAGTAAGGTACGTAGCAAATTCATGGGAGTAAGATTACGAAACACCCCGAAATAAGGCTACTTGATAGTATCGCTACCCATTTGAGGTGAATATTTCCGGGGAAAGGTGAGAGTGGGACTGTACTGTGGTTGATGAAGCGGTTCGTAACAGGTTTGTAAATAAAGAAAGCCCTTACAACAAGCATAAGGGCTTTCTCTGTGAAGTGGTAGTCTCGACGGGAATCGAACCCGTATCAAGCGTTTAGGAAACGCTTATTCTATCCGTTGAACTACGAGACCAAAAAAGGAGCGGTCAACGTGACCGCTCGCTTTGCATTGCAAAATTGCTGAAAATCCATCAACCAGCCAAACCGTCGCCAAACTCCTCTGCCGATTCGGAGAGGGGAATGCTGATCCAGTTGGGGTAAATGAAGTAATGTTTCTCTTTGACAAGATCATAAAGTAACTCACGCAGTTCGCCCACGTTCTCACCGGTTTCAGCAGAGATAAACGCCACGTAATCTGCTTTTTGGGCCAAATACGTTTTCTTGAGGTATTCCAGCGCGGTTTTCCGTTGTACCGCTATCGGAATCATCACCTCTTCTCCGCCGTTGAATACTTCGTCTTCCTCCGGTAATTCGGCTTTTTCTGTCCAGGATGCTTTTGGTGAAAATCGGTCCATTTTGTTGAAGACCAGTACCATTGGCTTATCGGCGGCTTTGATGTCGGCCAGCGTTGCGTTGACGACTTCAATCTGCTCCTCAAAATTAGGGTGCGATACGTCGACAACGTGAACTAGGATATCGGCTTCGCGAACCTCATCGAGCGTCGACTTGAACGACTCGATCAGCATTGTAGGCAGTTTACGGATAAACCCAACAGTGTCGGTCAGCAGGAACGGGATGTTGCCCAGCGTCACTTTTCGCACCGTCGAATCGACCGTAGCGAATAGTTTGTTCTCGGCAAACACCTCGGCTTTTGCCAGCGTACGCATTAGCGTCGACTTGCCTACGTTGGTGTACCCAACCAGAGCCACGCGCACTAAGCGGTCCCGTTCCTTTCGGCGGGTAACGCTTTGCTTGTCGATCTTGGCGAGCTTTTCCTTCAAAAACGAAATACGGTCTTTCACAAGCCGACGGTCGGTTTCAAGTTCTTTCTCCCCTGGTCCACGCATCCCCACGCCCCCTTTCTGGCTGGTTAAGTGGCTCCACATCCGGGTCAGGCGAGGGTACATATACTGGTATTGCGCCAGCTCGACCTGTACCCGCGACTGGGCCGTTTGCGCCCGCATCGAGAAAATATTCAGGATGAGCAGACTCCGGTCAAGTACTTTTATATCCTTGAAACTATCTTCCAGGTTTCGTACCTGCGATGGCGTTAAATCATCGTCGAAAATAACACAGTCAACCGGATTGTCGAGAATGTATGTCTGGATTTCTTCCAGTTTACCTTTACCAACAAACGTCCGGTTATCGGGATGTTCGAGTTTTTGGGTAAACGATTTGACTGTTGTAACACCCGACGTTTCGGCCAGGAAAGCCAGCTCGTCGAGGTAATCTTTTGTTTGGTCGGCCGTTTGCTTTTGCGTAATCAGCGCGACCAACACAGCGGTTTCGGGTGGTTTATGTGTATCGACCATGTAAGTTCATTAGGTTGATTAGGTATTTATCGCGGGTGAACAACGAACTGAATCGTGTCCAGAAAAGCGATAAGCCTGTAAATTATAACGGGTCATATTCTGTAAAAGTTTCGGCTGATTTTCGGTGGGATAAACGCCATATCTTGAAGATATGGCGTTTATCCCACTAACCAAAAACTAAACCTGAATCGTTTTCCATCGTCCCCGGCGGAAAACCAGGACGGCAATTCCCGCCAGTAACGTCTCACTGATGGCCACCGACCAGAATACACCCGGAGGGCCCCAGTTCAGCACATGGGCCAGCGTATAGGCCAACGGGATTTCAACGACCCAAAAGCACACAATGTTAATGAGCGTGGGGGTACGGGTATCGCCAGCGCCGTTGAGCGACTGACTCAGTACCATACCATACGCCATAAACAGGTAGCCGAGACAGAACACCCGCAGGCATTCGACAGCAATAGCTACCACACGGACGTTGTTGTCGAACAGGCCGACAATAGGCGTGGCTCCAAGAAAAAAACCAATGCCAACGGCCGCTAAAAAGAGCATGTTGCAGAAAGCCGCCCGCCAGGCGGAGGTTTCGGCACGTTCGGGCTGACCAGCCCCTAAATTCTGCCCAACCAGCGTGGCGGCTGCATTGGCAAGGCCCCACGAAGGCAAAATGGTAAACACAATAATGCGGATGGCGATGGTATAGCCTGCCACCACATCGCTGCCGAAGGTCGACAAAATCCGCGTCAGGAATATCCAGCTTGCCGAACCTACCAGAAACTGGCTGGTTCCGCCAATGGCTAGGGTAAGCAGATTCCGGATGAGGCCCGTATCGGGAGCCACATCGGAGCGAAGCACCTGTATGGCACCTTTTACCCGCGTCAGGGCATTAAGCTGGTACAAAACGCCTACCGTTCGACCAATAGTCGTTGCCACCGCCGACCCCATAACGCCAAGTTCCGGGAAGGGCCCCAGTCCAAAAATAAACACCGGGCACAGCACGATGTTAAATCCATTGGCCAGCCAAAGTGACCGCATCGCTACAGAAGCATCGCCCGAGCCGCGCAGGCAGCCGCTCAGGGTATAAAGCAGCATGATGGCGGGGGAACTGGCAAAAATCATCCGGGTAAATCCGGCGCCGTTGCGAATCAGCTTCTCGTCGCTGCCCATGAGCCGCAGGATGTCCTCGGCAAATACAAAGCCGACTACGCCCATTAGTAGCCCCATAGCAACGGACACGAGAATGACCTGCCCAACCACTGTGGCGGCCCCCCGGTGATTAACTTCGCCAATCCGGCGGGATACCAGGGCCGTGGCAGCTGTGCTGAGGCCAATGGCAATCGAATACACGATGGTCAGGACAGATTCTGTCAGGCCCACGGTGGCGATGGCTTCTGTGCCAATTTTAGCGACAAAGAAAACGTCCACAACCGCAAACAGCGACTCCATCACCATCTCCAGTATCATCGGGACCGACAACAGAAAGATAGCCCGGTTGATGCTGCCAGTTGTAAAATTGGTTTCCGAGCCACGCAAGGCGACCAGGAATAACCGAAAGAATTTGGTCATTGACACAAGAAAATAAACAACCAATGGTTGTCGGGATCGAACGAATGATGTGAAAACGGGAGCCGCTGTCTGATTTATCAGAAAGGGCGCAGTCCGACAGATTTGCCGTCGGCAGAAATCAGAGAAGAAAGGAAAACCGACGTGGCGGTTTTTAAGCGAGGAAAATCATGGGCTTTGACGAACCGCCAGCGCGGCCACAGTTAAGACTGCAAAACTACGGGTTTCTTTCCGAAGAAACCAAATACAGTTGAGTTAACGGTCATTAGACCACCCCCAACCGAAGCGTCGGACCGTCCCCTCCTAAAACAGGAGGGGGCTTTGTAACGGGGTACCCTTGTTCTGGCCCCCTCCTGTTTTAGGAGGGGACGGTCCGACGCTTCGGTTGGGGGTGGTCCCTTCGGTTGGGCCGGGCGGCCGGTGCCGGTGGTAAAAATAAGTCGGGTGATGAACTCGTTGATTGAGGTGTTACCGTTTAAAATGATCTTTCGCATGTAAAACCAAACTGGAAGTATATCGTTTTATAACAATGGATTCCTACCCGCTTACTATCAATGATATAGCCAAATTTCTGGACGATGAGTTGGCTGTTCACCGCTATTCTCCCGACGAAAAGGGAGGTGTTTATCGGCCATCCGATCAACCGGTCAGCCGGATAGGCCTGGCGCTGGAGCCCTTTGCCGACATAGCAACCTGGGTAACCGACATGGATTTAGATGCTCTTTGGCTACACCGTCACTGGCAACTGGACATGGCGCATTTGCCGACTGATGTTGGTGTTCTTGCGCATCATTTACCGTTCGATGAAGCGCTTACAATGGGCTACAATACCCGTTTAGGCAGTCAGTTAGATGCCCTGGGTACGCCAGAGCCGTTGGGCTACAAGCAGGATGCGACGGGGGAAAAAGAAGTACTCCCTCAACGGCCTATCGGGATGCTGATCGATGTGCCTGAACAGGAGTTCGATTATTGGCTAAATCGGGTAAAAAACCTGTTCGGAGGCTATGACCGGGCCGAAGCTGGTCATGGTTCTTCTGGTTGGCTGTCTACCAATTCCCGCATTGCTGTAGTTGGCGCTATGACTGATGCACTCATTCGGGAGGCCGCCGATCGTGGGGCACACCTGTACCTGACGGGTGCGTATCGAAAACCCGGTCAGCAGGCCGTTGATGAAACGGGCATCGCTGTTATTGCGGTAGGGCACCGCCGGTGCGAAGAGTGGGGTCTACAGGCGCTGGCCGACTTGCTGAACGAACGTTTACCCGTCGAGTGCGTGGTTCATCACCAGCCGCAAGTGGTCAGAGGTTAAGCTCAGGCAATATCGCGGGGATCATCGGCAATGCGGGTATTATCATAAAACGTATCCATCAGGGCCATGTCTTCGTCGGAGATCGTGAAATCAAAGACGTTGAAATTTTCCTGAATGCGTTCGCGCTTCACTGATTTCGGAATTGTAACGACGCCATGCTGTAACGACCACCGTATCAAGAGCTGGTACGTCGATTTTTCATATTTTTCGGCCAACTCTACAAGTTTAGGATCGTTTTGTTTTTCACCCCGCACCAGAGGGGCATAGCCTTCGGTCTGAATATTCTTCTGGTGATGGTAATCAAGCACTTCGGGCAGGTAAGAGTAAGGACTTAGCTCAATCTGATTGATGGCCGGTGTAATTTGGGCCTGTGTCAGCAACTCATCCAGGTGAGACGGGTAGTGATTGGAAACACCAATGGCCCGGGCGCGGCCGTCGGAGTAAATTTTTTCGAGAGCCCTCCAGGTCTCGTGCCGATGTTCTTTTATTGGCCAATGGATCAGGTATAAATCCACCACGTCGATACTCAATCGTTCCAGGCTTCGGTTAAAGGCGCGTATCGTTTTGTTATACCCCTGGTCTTCATTCCAGACCTTGGTCGTAATAAATATATCGCTTCTAGGGATACCGCTTGATCGTATGGCATCGGCAACTTCGCGTTCGTTGCCATACGCAGCGGCTGTATCAATTAATCGACAACCCGCTTCGAGTGCCCATTCAATGGCCGATTGTACCTCATCATTCTGTTTTGGGGCATAAACGCCAAGACCCAGTAGCGGCATTTCGACACCGTTATTCAGTGTTGTAGATGGTATAATCATGCTCTAGAATTGTTTCATATATAATAATGTAAATTTCGGACAAGATGTTTTAAGAAACTCACAATTTGGTAAGCGAAGCTAACTAATAAGTGTTCTGTATGTTTACTTAGGAAGTCAATATTTCACCAGCTTAGTAGCGTATGCAAATACTGTACCTGATTTTAAGCCTCTTTTTTGCGGGTGTTTCGACGGTCTGGGCACAACCAATTTCGTCGGCGGGTGCGATGCGGTATTCCGTTGAAATCGGCGGCTTAGGTACATCAAGCCCGCAAAATCCATTTTGGCTTCGGGCCAATCAATACAATACGACGCCACTAAAAGGATCGTTCGGGACGGCTCGAATTGGCGTTATTCGTGACTATGCACTCCGGCCCGATTCTACAGGAAAAAGAAAAAACCGCTTCGATTGGGGTTTTGGGCTGTATGCGGTTGCCAATGCCGGTCCAACGCCCACCTCCGATAATCCTGCCTTTTTACTGCCTGATGCGTATGCAAAAGTCCGATTCAGGTATCTGGAACTCTACGCAGGTAACCGGCGCGAAGTAGCCGGGCTTGGCGATACATTGCTGACATCGGGTTTTGTGGCCTGGTCAGGCAACGCCATGCCTTTTCCAAAAATACAACTACACACACCCGATTTTGTGCCTATTGGTTTTACCAAAAAACTGATCGCCATACGGGCGGGCTATGCACATGGCTGGCTTGTCAATTCGTATATTCAGGGGAGTTATCTTCATCAGAAATATTTGTATGGGCGCATAGGCAAGCCCAACTGGCGCGTTCGAATCTACGGCGGGTTGAATCACCAGGTGCAGTGGGGTGGTCATGCCGATTATCTGATTGGTACACCGCTGGCCGTGAACGGGAGTTTGTCGACCTCGTTTCAGGACTATTTATCGCTCGTGACCGGGCGATACCCCGATGCCCTGCAAAACGACCGATTTACGGGTTTTGACGGGACCAATCGACTGGGTAATCACGTAGGCAGTTACGATCTGGCGCTGGAATGGAAAGGCGATAAGGCCAACTGGTTGCTGTATCATCAGCATATGTATGACGACGCGTCGGGGCTGGCCCTGCAAAATGTGCCAGATGGATTAACAGGTTTGCGTTTCCTCAATCGGCAGAAAACAAGACCCTTATTTCGCTTTCAACGGCTGACGCTCGAATGGCTAACGACTACCAATCAAAGCGGCCCCACGTTCGACCCGTCGGCCCGGTATCAGGGCGCAGATAATTACTTTAACCACAGCCAGTATATTCAGGGTTGGTCGTATAAAGGGCGCACGCTTGGCACGCCTTTTATCATGCCTCGTACCGATTTAACCCCGGCCATAGCGAATGGGTACGGCGGTAATGGCTACTACCCGAACAACCGGGTTGTGGCCTGGTATGTAGGCGGGATAGGCGCATTTCGCAGTGGGCCAACGCTCACGATGCGCGCATCTTACAGTCGTAATTTTGGCTCCTATAAGCAACCTTATCCGCAGGTATTCCATCAGTTATCTACTTACCTGTCTGCTCAATGGCCAATTGTCAAATGGCCGGGTATTTCGCTCATAACCTCCCTCGCTCTTGACCGGGGTGAGTTGATGCCTGATAGCTTTGGCGGTTTTGTGAGCTTGAGGAAGTCTTGGTAAATCCTTCATTATCAGTAATTAACTAAAGGGATTAAGATTAATTTTAATCCCTTTTTAATTTTTTAAATCCAGATACAGCCCGTAATCGTATAGTCAGTGGCAGTTTTTACTTAACGTCTCTGCCAATTTTTCAACGCGAGAAACTATGACTATGCTTTACAAAAAACGCCTTCGACTTGTTGCTGGTCTATTGGCGATTAGCGCTTTACTCACGCTTGATGCCTGCCAGGACCACCGCCTGTCGCCCGACCCGGCTACCCTGCCGGATGCCACAGTTTATGCTCTCAACGATGCCAACCAACTGCTGCGGCTGAGCATTCGAAATTCTGGTACGCCCCAGGCTACGATGGGTATTATGGGTGCGGGCCTGATGAGTGGCGAACGGATGCTATCGATTGATTTTCGACCTGCTACCGGGCAACTTTACGGGGTGAGTAACATGAGCCGCCTGTTTGTTATCAACACAGCAACGGGAGAAGCGCGACCCTTAACCACGACACCGTTTACGCCCGCTATTGCCGGGAGTGTGGTTGGTCTGGATTTTAACCCAACAGTTGATCGTATCCGGCTTGTGACCAACACAGGTCAGGATTTGCGGTTGAATCCCGAAACGGGAACGGTTGCGGCTGTCGATGGGTCGATCAATGGTATATCGGGAGCTATGATTGCCGAGGTGGCCTATACAAACAACCGGGCAGGAGCAACGACGACAACGCTTTATGACATAGATCCTGCTACGGATCGGCTTTATATCCAGAACCCACCAAACAATGGTACCCTAACGGATGTCGGCTCGCTGGGACTGGATATTACCGGCTCGGCTGGATTTGATATTGCGCCCGGCGATAATACGCAGGGTCTGGTGGCTGTAACCTTCAATGGTAGTTCAGAGCTGCAACAGATTAACCTGTCGACGGGCCGTTTGCAGAAGTTGGGTAACTTGCCCGGCACTATTATTGGTCTGGCCATCCCAACCGAACCGGTTGCCTACGCTGTTGATGGATCGGGTAATCTGCTCATTTTTAACCCACTCAATCCGTCACCCATCGCCAAACCACTCACCGGATTGCAAGCGGGTGAAACGCTTCTTGGCATTGATTTTCGACCAGTTAATGGCCAGTTGTATGCCATTGGTAGCACAAGCCGACTTTACACCCTCAATACGTCCAATGGCGCAGCAGCCTTGGTGGGAACTGGTCCGTTGAGTACGTTGCTAAACGGGAATGACGTTGGCTTTGATTTCAACCCTACTGTCGACCGTATTCGGGTTATTACCAATGCCGGACAAAACTTACGGCTGAATCCGAACGATGGTGCTGTTGCTGCTGTGGATGGCGCGCTGAATCCGGGTACGCCAACGGTAACGGCAGCTGCGTACACGAACAACGTTGCGGGAGCAACGACAACAACCTTGTATAACCTGGATACGCAGGGGGCCACGGTGATGTTGTTTCAGCAGAATCCGCCCAATAATGGGACACTTGTGTCGGTAGGCTCGCTGGGATTCCCGGCCGAAGGG contains:
- a CDS encoding alpha/beta hydrolase; the protein is MNLLRTLLLFGLFAFFHFSIGAATVDTVATYSSSMKKMIKAVIVTPDSYTAGQELPVVYLLHGYGGNYSDWIKKVPTITNAADLHNVIIVCPDGNVGSWYFDSPADPSFKYETYVADELVNWVDSHYKTIKNRAGRAITGLSMGGHGALYLAFRHQSVFGVAGSMSGGVDIRPFPSNWDMAKRLGTYAQFPERWEQNTVINLLHLLTPGALALIIDCGSEDFFFRVNNNLHDKLLERNIAHDYITRPGGHNWNYWTNAVTYQMLFMRQYFDKAKPN
- the hflX gene encoding GTPase HflX, producing MVDTHKPPETAVLVALITQKQTADQTKDYLDELAFLAETSGVTTVKSFTQKLEHPDNRTFVGKGKLEEIQTYILDNPVDCVIFDDDLTPSQVRNLEDSFKDIKVLDRSLLILNIFSMRAQTAQSRVQVELAQYQYMYPRLTRMWSHLTSQKGGVGMRGPGEKELETDRRLVKDRISFLKEKLAKIDKQSVTRRKERDRLVRVALVGYTNVGKSTLMRTLAKAEVFAENKLFATVDSTVRKVTLGNIPFLLTDTVGFIRKLPTMLIESFKSTLDEVREADILVHVVDVSHPNFEEQIEVVNATLADIKAADKPMVLVFNKMDRFSPKASWTEKAELPEEDEVFNGGEEVMIPIAVQRKTALEYLKKTYLAQKADYVAFISAETGENVGELRELLYDLVKEKHYFIYPNWISIPLSESAEEFGDGLAG
- a CDS encoding MATE family efflux transporter yields the protein MTKFFRLFLVALRGSETNFTTGSINRAIFLLSVPMILEMVMESLFAVVDVFFVAKIGTEAIATVGLTESVLTIVYSIAIGLSTAATALVSRRIGEVNHRGAATVVGQVILVSVAMGLLMGVVGFVFAEDILRLMGSDEKLIRNGAGFTRMIFASSPAIMLLYTLSGCLRGSGDASVAMRSLWLANGFNIVLCPVFIFGLGPFPELGVMGSAVATTIGRTVGVLYQLNALTRVKGAIQVLRSDVAPDTGLIRNLLTLAIGGTSQFLVGSASWIFLTRILSTFGSDVVAGYTIAIRIIVFTILPSWGLANAAATLVGQNLGAGQPERAETSAWRAAFCNMLFLAAVGIGFFLGATPIVGLFDNNVRVVAIAVECLRVFCLGYLFMAYGMVLSQSLNGAGDTRTPTLINIVCFWVVEIPLAYTLAHVLNWGPPGVFWSVAISETLLAGIAVLVFRRGRWKTIQV
- a CDS encoding Nif3-like dinuclear metal center hexameric protein is translated as MDSYPLTINDIAKFLDDELAVHRYSPDEKGGVYRPSDQPVSRIGLALEPFADIATWVTDMDLDALWLHRHWQLDMAHLPTDVGVLAHHLPFDEALTMGYNTRLGSQLDALGTPEPLGYKQDATGEKEVLPQRPIGMLIDVPEQEFDYWLNRVKNLFGGYDRAEAGHGSSGWLSTNSRIAVVGAMTDALIREAADRGAHLYLTGAYRKPGQQAVDETGIAVIAVGHRRCEEWGLQALADLLNERLPVECVVHHQPQVVRG
- a CDS encoding aldo/keto reductase — translated: MIIPSTTLNNGVEMPLLGLGVYAPKQNDEVQSAIEWALEAGCRLIDTAAAYGNEREVADAIRSSGIPRSDIFITTKVWNEDQGYNKTIRAFNRSLERLSIDVVDLYLIHWPIKEHRHETWRALEKIYSDGRARAIGVSNHYPSHLDELLTQAQITPAINQIELSPYSYLPEVLDYHHQKNIQTEGYAPLVRGEKQNDPKLVELAEKYEKSTYQLLIRWSLQHGVVTIPKSVKRERIQENFNVFDFTISDEDMALMDTFYDNTRIADDPRDIA
- a CDS encoding capsule assembly Wzi family protein — encoded protein: MQILYLILSLFFAGVSTVWAQPISSAGAMRYSVEIGGLGTSSPQNPFWLRANQYNTTPLKGSFGTARIGVIRDYALRPDSTGKRKNRFDWGFGLYAVANAGPTPTSDNPAFLLPDAYAKVRFRYLELYAGNRREVAGLGDTLLTSGFVAWSGNAMPFPKIQLHTPDFVPIGFTKKLIAIRAGYAHGWLVNSYIQGSYLHQKYLYGRIGKPNWRVRIYGGLNHQVQWGGHADYLIGTPLAVNGSLSTSFQDYLSLVTGRYPDALQNDRFTGFDGTNRLGNHVGSYDLALEWKGDKANWLLYHQHMYDDASGLALQNVPDGLTGLRFLNRQKTRPLFRFQRLTLEWLTTTNQSGPTFDPSARYQGADNYFNHSQYIQGWSYKGRTLGTPFIMPRTDLTPAIANGYGGNGYYPNNRVVAWYVGGIGAFRSGPTLTMRASYSRNFGSYKQPYPQVFHQLSTYLSAQWPIVKWPGISLITSLALDRGELMPDSFGGFVSLRKSW
- a CDS encoding DUF4394 domain-containing protein, producing MTMLYKKRLRLVAGLLAISALLTLDACQDHRLSPDPATLPDATVYALNDANQLLRLSIRNSGTPQATMGIMGAGLMSGERMLSIDFRPATGQLYGVSNMSRLFVINTATGEARPLTTTPFTPAIAGSVVGLDFNPTVDRIRLVTNTGQDLRLNPETGTVAAVDGSINGISGAMIAEVAYTNNRAGATTTTLYDIDPATDRLYIQNPPNNGTLTDVGSLGLDITGSAGFDIAPGDNTQGLVAVTFNGSSELQQINLSTGRLQKLGNLPGTIIGLAIPTEPVAYAVDGSGNLLIFNPLNPSPIAKPLTGLQAGETLLGIDFRPVNGQLYAIGSTSRLYTLNTSNGAAALVGTGPLSTLLNGNDVGFDFNPTVDRIRVITNAGQNLRLNPNDGAVAAVDGALNPGTPTVTAAAYTNNVAGATTTTLYNLDTQGATVMLFQQNPPNNGTLVSVGSLGFPAEGASGFDIGGTSGTAYALLRSNGSTRIYTVNLTNGSSVSGALLPGNPVIRGFALGLGF